AAGCTACAAGTGAAACTGTGAATATATCACAGTTGATGTCCAATGCAAGACCAGGAGATAGATTGGTAGTGCAGGTAGATCAAGTATTAAGAAGAAATTTTAGAGGAAATACTGAAGAGGTAGCGCTAGGTGAGCAAGTCTTCCCGATTACTCTAAATTAATAGAATTTAAGAAATTAACAGGTTATGAAAAAGTTTGTGATATTAGCGTTGGGAGTTGTGTTGATGGTTGTTGTACAACCGTCAAAAGCTCAAGAATCGGCAAATGATGGGTATAATCCAAATTCGGTTTACCCAATTCATGAGGACGATATGTTTTTTAAGAAGCGTGTTTGGAGACGAATGGATTTGAAGGAAAAGCAAAACAAGCCATTCTTTTCATCTAATAATGAAATTACCAAACATATAGTAAATGCTGCCAAAGCAGGAATACTTCCTATCTACAAAGGGGACTCCATGGTTAATAGAATGACCAAAGAGGAATTCTTGGAAAAATTGGAAGACCCAAGCTTGAAAGATATGAATATGGGTGGTGCTGACGATGGTTGGGGAGATTCTGGTGGTGATGCATGGGGTAGTGATGATGGATGGGGTGATACAGCTGATGCTGCAGAAGAGGAAGAAGAAAGTGCTCCAACTACAGAGATTTCTACCCAATTTACAGTTAGGCAGATGTCAACCTTGGAAATAGTAGAGGATATGATATTTGATAAGCAGCGTTCCGTGCTAGTTTGGGATATTCAAGCTGTAAAAATTATTATTCCTGCGGCAAACTTTACTTCAGGCGTTGAAAGAACAGTTGGGGTTTTTAAATATCTTGATTTGGTGGATCTGTTTAGAAGCAATCCAGAACAAATGATTTGGTTTAATCCGCAAAACAGTGCTGAGCATAAAAATTTAGCAGATGCTTTTGCTTTAAGATTGTTCAATGCCAGAATCGTGAAGGTTGCTAACCCTGATGATAACATGATTATTGACGTGTATTCGGAATCACCTAAGCAAGGTATAATGGCCTCTCAGTGGTTAGAATATGAATTAATGGAAAAAGAACACGAATTGTGGTCTTATTGATCAAAAGATTTAGAATTGTTCAAGAGGAAGGTGTATACCTTCCTTTTTTTATTTAAAGGCTTTTATGATTAACTCGGCCTTAGAGTTGCCTACAATTTTACTAAGATTTTCAAAAGAAGCTTCTTTTATCTTCTTTACAGATTTGAAATGATTGAGTAACTGGTCGATTGTTTTTTCTCCAATTCCTTCAATTCCTTCTAGTTCAGTAGTGAAACTATTCTTGCTCCTGATTTGTCTGTGGAAGGTGATGGCAAAGCGGTGTGCTTCATCTCTAAGTCGCTGAATTAACTTTAATGACTCGCTTTTCTTGCTGATATGGACTGGATAGGGATCTTCGGGAAAGTATATTTCCTCTAGTCTTTTAGCAATGCCTATTATTGGAATTTTGCCGTATAGTTCCAATTCATTTAATGCTTTTACTGCTGCACTTAGCTGACCTTTTCCTCCGTCTATTACAATTAAATTGGGTAAATCTTGCTGTTCATCTAGTATTCTTTTGTATCGTCTTCCTACAATTTCTGTCATAGAGGCAAAATCATCTGGGCCAATCACAGTTTTAACATGATAATGTCTGTACTCACTCTTTTTGGGTCGAGCATTCTTGAAGTGAACCATAGACGCTGTTGGATTGGTGCCTTGCATGTTGGAGTTGTCAAAACATTCAATTTTAAGGGGAAGCTCCTTTAGGCGAAGGTCTGTCTGGAGTTGCTTTAGTACCCTAAGTTCTTTTATCTTACTGGACTCATTTTGATTCAGTTTTTCCTTTTTAAAGAACAAAGCGTTTTTCAAACTCATTTCAACAAGTTTCTTTTTGTCCCCAATTTGAGGTTTAATAAAATGAAAACTCTCTGCTAAGTTCTCAATCTCGATATTTGTTAAAATTTCATTTGTAGTACTCTCATAGAGCTTCCGTAAATCGATTAATGCTAATAGTAGTAATTCTTGATCTGACTCGTCTAGCTTCTTTTTTAATTCAATCGTCTTGGTTACATTAATGCTTCCGTTTTTCACACGCATGTAATTGACAAATGCATATTTATCCTCCGATATAATGCTACACACATCGATATCTGTAAGTCTTGGATTAACAACTAGTGATCTGCTATGAAATTTCTCTAGGAGGTCGAACTTTTCTTTAAATTTATGTGCCTTTTCAAAATCTAGTTCATCAGCTGCACTTTGCATATTCTCTTTGAAGTGTAGCTTAGGGATATTTAGATTTCCCTTTAGTATTTCAGCTGCTTGGTTAATATCTTTTTGATAGTTATCATGATTTTGTAAGCCTTCACATGGCCCCTTACAATTGCCAATATGGTATTCAAGACAAACCTTAAATTTTCCTGTTTTAATATTCTGATCTGTAAGATTTAGTTTACAGGTTCTAATAGTATATAACTTCCTAATTAATTCTAAGACATTGTTCATTGCCCTCACACTAGCATACGGGCCAAAATATGTTCCGTTTCTAGGAATTCTCTTTCGAGTTGAAATAATTCTTGGGAAAGGCTCATTTGTAATACACAAATAAGGGAAGGATTTATCGTCCTTCAGTAGAATGTTGTATTTAGGTTGTAACTCCTTTATTAATGAGTTTTCAAGAAGAAGGGCATCAAATTCGGAGTTGACAATTGCTATTTCAATTTTTTCAATCTCGCGAACTAATCTTATTGTTTTTCTATTATGATTTGCAGATTTATTGAAATAGCTTGATACCCTATTTTTTAAATTTTTTGCTTTTCCTACATAAATTATTTCCCCAGATGAATTATGAAATTTGTAAACCCCAGGTAGTTTAGGTAATTCATTTAAATCTTGAGGCTTGAGAAATACCGCATCGTACATTTCACAATTTTTTATTGTATGCCATCAACATCCAATTTTTGAATTTGTTCAGTGGAATCGGTTACATTGTTTTGTTGCATCATATATTGCTCACAATCCAATTCTATGGACAGAGTAGATGGTTTTTTAAATTCTCCTTTACTTACTGCTAACTCCTCATCTTCGTAAACTTTCTTCATAAATTTCTCCCAGATTGGCATTGCCATTCTTGCTCCTTGCCCCAAACCAATATTTCGGAAATGTATACTTCTATCGTCTCCCCCAACCCACGCGCCAGCAGCGATGTCCTTGGTTACACCAACAAACCAACCATCTGAATAATTTTGAGTGGTCCCAGTTTTTGCTCCTATTTCATTTTCCTCTCTTAATTCCCTATCCAAGCCTAAAGCAGTGCCGCCTGAAATTTCGGTGGATCCTTTCAACATATGAAGCATGGCATAGGCAGTTTCAGAACTTAATGCCTCTCCAGTTTTAGGGACAAATTGCTTTAATATCTTTCCGTTTTTATCCTCAATCCTTTCAATGTAAAATGGTTTAGTATAAAAGCCTTCGTTCACAAAAGTACTGTAAGCACCAATTAACTCATAAATTGATACATCCGAAGTGCCTAAACACAATGAAGGAACTGCATCTAAAGGACTTTCTATACCAAGTCTTTGAGCATAGTTGACCACAGTTTGAGGACCGATTTTCTTCATAACGTAAGCAGTTCCAGAGTTTAGTGACCGAGCCATAGCTTGCCTTAAGGTCATGGTTTCTCCTGAAAACTTCCCATCTGAGTTAGAAGGTGTCCAAGTTGGTGGATCTCCTGGGACTTCAAATGTAACAGGCACATCTTCTATTTGGTAACAAGGAGAATATCCGTTATCAATTGCAGCTGCATAAACAAGTGGCTTAAATGTGGATCCAGGTTGTCTTCTTCCCTGTTTTACATGGTCATATTTAAAATACTTATAGTTAATGCCCCCTACCCAAGCCTTGATGTGACCATTATTAGGGTTCATGGCCATAAATCCAGCGTGTAGGAATTGCTTGAAATAACGAATTGAATCCATTGTGCTCAGTACTGTATCAATTTCACCCCCCCAACTAAAAACCTTCATAGATCTGGGTTCCTTTAGCTTTTGAAATATTTTCTTTTCATCATTTCCAAACTCATCTTTCCAATATTTATAGGCTTGTGTTTTTCTAGCTTCATTTTCAACAAAGTCTTTTATTACTCTTCCGGATTCATCTCTCCAAGGCGCTTTCCCTTCCCAATGTTCATCGAAAAGCTCCTGTTGGAACTTCATGTGTTCTTCAACAGCCTCCTCAGCATACTTTTGCATCCTACTGTCGATGGTCGTATAAATTCTTAAACCATCTTCATAGAGATCGTAGCCATTAGCTTTGCTCCAGGCCAAAAGATCCCATAAAATAACTCCTCTGAAGTATGTAGCAAGTCCATCATTATGATTTTCAACGTCATAATCTAATTCTATCGGTTTGCTTGATAATGAATCATAAGCGGTGTCATCTATATAACTATATTTTCTCATTTGATTCATTACAGTATTTCTCCTTTGAAATGCATTTTCAGGCTGGTAAACCGGGCTGTACAAATTCGGATTTTTGCATAGACCAACTAAAACAGCTGCTTCAGGAATCGTTAGTTGGTCAGGAGTAGTATTAAAAAATGTTTTGGAAGCTGTTTTTATCCCAAATGCATTACTTCCGAATTCAAATGTATTGAGGTACATTGCGATAATCTCCTTCTTGGTATAGGATCTTTCTAATTCTACAGCAACTATCCATTCTTTCATTTTGGCTATTACTAAACCTAGAACAGGAACATTATTTAAACTTCCATTTGATAAATCGCTTCGTGTCCTAAATAATATTTTGGCCAATTGTTGTGAAATTGTACTTCCCCCACCAGCACTTTTATCAAACATTAGAATAGATTTGAAGAATACTCGTCCCAAACCTCTAAGATCAATACCTGAATGCTCAGTAAAGCGTATGTCCTCTGTGGCGATTAGTGCATTTACAACATTAGGAGAAAGTTCATCAAAAGTCACTTGACTTCTGTTATACCTATAATATTTCCCCATTTCCTTATTATCAGCAAAGTATAAGATGGAAGACAAATCACTTTTAGGGTTTTCAAGGGATTTTAAGCCAGGTAGTTCCCCATACCAGCCGTTAAGATTAATGCTGATACTGTAAATAAATAAGGCAAAACCAATGATGGAAATAATAAAAATAGCCCACATTGCCGCTACAGCTTTAAATATCTTTGATTTTTTCATATTAGTTGAACTCATAAATTTGCAGTCAAATCTAAAAAATGCCTATGGTGTTACTTGGTAATTTGTATTGAAAAATTCAGTATAACTGTCCGCCACTTTTGCTTGATAGAAGATTTGAAAATTATCTTTTGAGATTACAAAATTACTAAAATTTAGGCTTTTGAAATTTTTTAAGGGTGATAAATCACTATTAAATTTCTTAAAAAATGCTTCTGCAATCTCTTTTCCCTCAAATTCGCTCAATAGTATCATTGAATAGTCATCATTAAAAACAAGATTTCCAGATTTTAATTCTTGTTCAGGGAAGAATTTATTTCCAAAATCCTCTATTTCCTGCGGAAGTACACCAGCCAACGCTTTATTTTTTTCATACAGAACAACGAAGTAGTGGGCCTGCTCAAAAAATGGGACGTATTTGATTTGTTCATTTTGTTGCCTTTTCTTATCAAGGTTGTCAATTGCAGCTAAAAGGCTTTTAGCAAAGCTGTATAATTCACTTTCTGGATAATTCTCCATAAAGCTTTGCAACTTGAACTTATAAGGATTTTTACCGTCCGTAATTCCGGTAATAAGAGCCTCTAAAAGTTTTAAATTGTCTTCATAATCATTTTCAGGATAGTTATTTAAACCCTCATTGATTTCTTTGATGGCTCCCTGATAATTTTCATTTTGATAAAGACGATAGGCCTTTTCGTAGATCACTTTCACTTTGGCACTTGCCAAATTACTTTCTTCCTGATAATTAGGGTTTTCTATAAGTTTGGCGAAAATTGTGTTGGGAAAACTCTTGAGTAGTTCGTTAGCAAATGTTTGAGCTTTTACCTCTTCTTTATCTTCATAGTAGATATATAATAAGTAAAGAATTTCAGCGCGGTACTCTGTCTTTGGGAAGCGGCTTAAGAGTGTTTCATAAGTGTCTATGGCATCTTTCTTCTCTTGTAAATCAAAATTATAGATATTTCCCAATTTATAATAAGCTATTTCCATTTCGTTAAATAGCTTTTCTTGTTGCTCTTTTTCAAATGGAATCGAATTAAAGAATTTTTCTCTTTCTTGAGCTATCAAGTCCTCTTCAGATAAGTCTTCTTCCCTATCAGCTACAGATTCTTTAGGGGCACTTTCCTGCTCTTCCGACCTACTCTCGTCAAAAACTTGTGTTCTTTTCATTCTCCAATCATCTTGTAATGATCGATTTCCCCAAATTCTTTTAAAAGTATTTCTCCCTTGAGCTACTGTTGCTTGATCATAAAAATAAAATCCACCACCTGGTGCTGTATTGGTTTGGATATTTGGACCTTGTTCAAATGCAGTCGTCTTATTGTTAGCAGCCTGATTTCTTTCAGCCCTTTCACGTTTTCTTTTTTCTTCTTTTTCTTTTTCGATTCTTTCATTCCTTTGTGCCAAAAATATTTTATTAATTGCACTGCTGTCCATTTGGGCAAGACTTACTAATGAATCGTTTTCTTGAATTGTATTTATCTGCTTAATAAAATCTGAAAGTACCGATTGTCTTGTAGCAACCTGTTGATAAATAGTTTCATCTTCCGGCATGATTTTATAAGCACTATCGTAATATGCCTTAGCCAAGGGGTATTTTTTAAGTTCATCGAAATACAGCAAGCCCAATTTGTGGTAGGAGAAAGATTTTTGTCGTTGATTATCAACACTATTTTCGATCGATGATTTATAAAATGGGATAGCTTCTTCAATATTTCCCTGTTTTAGTTCAAACTCACCCATCTCGTAGTAAATCTTGTCTTTAAAGTCCACATTTTTACCATCTTTCAGTAACTGTTCAAAATACTTTCTGATCTTTTTAATATCCTCACCTTTCGACAGCTCTGTTACTTGTGCCATGTTTAATCTAGCGTAAAATGATAATTCATAAGGAGGCCTGTTATTGAGAACTTCTCCATAGTTATCATAAGCAACGGCATCTAATTTTGATTTTTGGTAAAGTTGCCCCAAGATAAAATGCATTTTAGCTTTTTCAGGACCTTTGGACATTAATTTTATGGCAGCGCTTAAGTACTTAATAACATTATTAGGATCATTTAAGATTTGATAATAATGAGCAGCATTTAGATACAATTTTCTCTTATTCGCTTTAGATAATTTTTGTCTATTTAAGTAGTCAATAACTGCTAAAGCATTATTTAATTCACCATATTCTGTAAAGGTTCTAACAAGATAGGTAAGTGCTAAATATTTTGTTTGATCATCTTTACTATTGACATTAACATACTTTAAGGTCTCAATTGATTCTTCATATTCTCGATTTAGCATCCTGGCAATACCTACTAAAATATAGCTATCATCAACCCATTTACTTACTTTATGTCTTTGAATAGCTATTGATGCTTTTTTTATAATATCGTCTACTTTTTCTTGATTCGCATTAACAATATTTGTGTCAATTGGAGCTTTAACTTTTAAAACCCTGTTAAAATTGTTTTGGTGAGCATCCTCTATTTCTAATAATACCTCTTGGAGTTTTTCGTTTGCAATAAAATATGCATTGTATTTTGCTGTAACATTATGATAACTATATCCGACAAGGCCAGAGTTTTCAGGTGAACAGGCTGCAATCATTAAGAAAAAGCCTAGTAGTAGGTATCGATATTTTTTGATATAGTAACTCACTGTAATTTTCAAACGACTAAAATAAGCGATTCATATAAGAAAAGTATTGAGAGTCGTTGATAATATGTATTTTTGCATTAAATAATAAAAAAACAAAGTTGCGAATAAGAAAGACAATGTCCAATTGGCTTACCACAAGATATCAAATGGTGGTAAGAAACGAAGAAAACTTGGCTGAAGTATCTACCATTAACTTTACTTATGCAAAGGTAGCGGTTATTAGTTTATTATCTTTTATTATAATATTTATTGGGGCATTATATTTATCCCAATCTTTATTGGCACAATGGTTTGATCCAAGACATACTACGATGGAGTATAATCAAAAACTATTGTCCTTGACTACAGAAATGGATTCTCTGAAATCAAGACTGAGAGCTCAAGACCGGTTTATTGGGAATTTACAAACAATTTTACAGGGAGACGTGCCGGATGGAGAGACTTATAGAGAGCCAGATCAAGTGAACACTGATGATCTGAACAAGGATTTTAACCCTCAGAAGATAGATGCAGGAGATTCCATTATTAGACAGGAATTTGAAGAGCAGGACTTTAGTTTAACCAGCTATTCAAGTAATAATTACTCCGATGAATTAAAAGATATTTTCTTTTTTCCACCAATTCAAGGAATAGTAAGTTCACCTTACGATATGAGTATTGACCACTATGGAATTGATATAGTGGCAAAAACAAATGAACCAGTAAAATCTATTGCGGATGGAACCGTTATATTATCATCATGGACTCAAGACGGAGGATATGTGATTGCGGTTCAACATAGAGCAAATTTAATTTCAGTAATCAGGCATAATTCGGCATTATTGAAAAAAGTTGGTAATTTTGTAAATGCTGGCGAAGTAATCTCCATAATTGGCAATTCTGGGGAACTAACTACGGGACCACATGTTCATTTAGAAATATGGTATAATGGAAATCCGGTGGATCCGGAAGAATTTATTACTTTTTAATATAATAGGAAAAGGAAACGGAGATGTTTAATAACAAGCAAGATAAGATACAAATGGCACAAGATATCACAAGTTCAAGCAATACTATCGGTAAAGGAACTACGATAAATGGGGATTTAGAAACCTTTGGAAATATCCGAATTGATGGTAAGGTAATAGGCAATATCAAAACTAAATCAAAATTAGTCTTAGGTAATACTTCTCATATTGAAGGCAATGTATTGTCGCAAAATGCGGAGATTGAAGGGGAAGTTAAAGGAGTTGTAGAAATTACAGAGTTATTGGTTTTAAAACCATCTGCAGTAGTGCATGGTGATATAATTACTAATAAATTGATTGTAGAATCAGGAGCTACTTTTAATGGAGAGTGTAAAATGGGCGTTACCAACAAATCCATTAAAATAGGAGATGAAACTGCTAACGGACAATCAAACCCTAAAATTGAAAAAGCAAAAGCCGTTTAATAATTATTTAAAATTCTCTGGATTAGCTATTCAAATGGCTGTAACAATTTACTTGGGACATCTCCTAGGTGAATACATTGACGAAATTGCTGGAAGTGGATCGGATATTTATACCAAAATAATCACGCTTTTAGCAGTTTTTCTTTCAATTTTTGTTGTAATCCGAGAAGTAATTAGGTCTCAGGAATAAATCAATGTACAAAAGACTTATACTCTTCACCTTAATAACAGTAGCAATAGCTGTTTCTGCACTTTTTTTTCAAAAATGGTATATTTCAAGTCAGAATGAGTTTTTATCGTATTCATTAGATTCTGTTTATATATTTCACTTCATTGCATTTATTTTTATAGTAGGATCAGTTGAGCTTTTAAGCAAAAAGCTTCCAGATCAGGTGGGTTACTTCTACTTGGCTAGCGTTTTTGTTAAGATCGGCCTCTTCGTACTGGTCTTTAAAGACACTATTTTTTCAGAGACATCCATGGATTTTCTTGAGCGAATATCTATCATAATTCCCTTTTTTATGTTTTTAGTATTTGAGGCGATCTATAGCGGAAGGCTAATGAATGCCAAGGATAATGAGTGAAATTTCAAAGGGCAAAAAACTTAATAAAAAAATTATGTTTATTAAGAAAATGATTACCTTTGCCCCCAAATTAAGGCAATCGTAAAAAGTAGAATGATCAATCCAACTATAATGAGAAACACATTGTTGTTCGCACTATTAATATCGCTAATCAACGTTAATACGTTATTTGCGGTTGCAGGAGGTTCAGAAGATGGTGGACAAATTGACACTAAAGAGGAGATTAACGAATATATTCAGCATCACTTGCAAGATTCTCATGATTTCACTTTTTGGACTAGTGGTAAAACTGGAACGCATTACGGATTTTCTCTTCCGGTAATATTATGGTCTGATGGATTGCATGTTTTTTCTTCCTCTAACTTTGATCACGGTCATGAGGTGGCTGAATCAAATGGGAAACACTTTGCCTTGTTTCATGGGAAAGTTTATGAAACTAATGCGGAGGGAGAAATCAACTTAGATGAAGAGGGTCACGCTACTAATCCAAAGCCTTTGGATATTTCAATCACTAAAAATGTAGTAGGGATGTTGCTAACGTCTTTATTGATGTTCTTAGGATTTATTTCATTAGCTAAGGGATACAATAAAAGATCAATTCCTAAAGGAGTTGGAAGAATTTTGGAGCCTCTAGTGATTTACGTCAGAGATGAAATAGCTAGACCTAATATTGGTTCTAAGTACGAGAAATTCATTCCATATCTACTCACAGTATTTTTCTATATCTGGATTTTAAACTTATTAGGATTAACTCCATTAGGATTTAATGTCACTGGTAATATTGCAGTTACTGTAGGATTAGCTTTGATTACCTTTTTTGTAACACAGTTTAGCGGGAATAAAGATTATTGGAAACATATTTTTTGGATGCCAGGTGTTCCTGTTCTTATGAAGATTATTTTAATGCCTATTGAGGTGTTGGGAATGTTCACTAAGCCATTCGCATTATTAATTCGTTTGTTTGCAAACATTACGGCAGGTCACGTGGTAGTAATGAGTTTGATCGCCTTAATTATTACAATGCGTTCACAATTTGGAATTGTTGCTTCTTCAAGTATTTCATTTGGATTGGCATTTTTTATTACGCTAATAGAATTATTAGTGGCTTTTCTTCAGGCCTACATTTTTACAATGCTGTCAGCATTGTTTATAGGTATGGCAGTAGAGGAGCATCATTAAAAGTGTATTTTTGTTTAATTTAATATAAATCAACTATCATGTACAATTTAATTGGAGCAGGATTAATCGTAATCGGTGCTGGTATCGGACTAGGTCAAATTGGTGGAAAAGCAATGGAAGGTATTGCTAGACAACCTGAGGCTTCTGGAAAAATTCAGACCGCTATGATTATCATCGGTGCATTATTAGAAGGATTAGCATTTGGTGCTTTGATCCTTGCTGGATGATTTAATCCTAAAAAGTAACGCTATTTGTATGCGCTAGGCTGCAAATAGCGTTTTTTAAAACTTAAATTAATCAAATTAAGAGATGGAACAATTAATAAATGACTTTTCTCCGGGCTTGTTTTTCATGCAGCTCTTCATTTTCCTTGTTCTCTTGTTTTTATTGTCAAAGTTTGCTTGGAAGCCAATTTTGAACTCATTAAAAGCTAGAGAAGGCAGTATTGCAGATGCATTGCAATCAGCTGAAAATGCAAAAGAAGAAATGGCAAAGTTGCAGGCTGATAATCAAAAACTACTGCAAGAGGCAAGATTAGAGAGAGATAAGCTATTGAAAGAAGCAACGGATATTGCTAATAAAATAAAGGAGGAAGCTAAATCTGATGCAGCAAAGCAAGCTGACAAAATGATTGCGGACGCTAAAAGCTCTATCGAGGTGGAGAAAAATGCTGCTTTGAAAGAAGTAACTACTAAAGTTGCAGAACTTTCATTAAATATAGCCGAAAAGCTTATCCGTAAAAACTTATCTGACGATAAAGCACAAAAGGCTTTAGCGGAAGATTTCATGAAAGATTTAAAACTCAATTAATCTGATCAAATGTCAGAATATAGAATTGCATCCCGTTATTCCAAATCTTTAATTGATCTCGCAGTTGAGAAAAATCAGCTAGAAGAGATTAAGGAGGATATGGAGCTGTTATCTAAGGTCTGTAAGGAAAACAGAGAGTTTATCCTTATGTTAGATAATCCGATTTTGGAGAGCGTGAAAAAGGCTGCTGTTATCAGGGCAGTATTCAAAGATAAGGTACAAGAAATGACATCTTTGTTTTTTGATATTGTTTCAAGAAAACACAGGGAGTCTGTTTTACCTGAAATGGCAAAAGTTTTCAAGCAGCTTTATAATGAGCATAAGGGGATTATTACTGCTGAAGTAAGCACTACATTCAAACTGGATGATAGTTTGCGTTCTGAAGTGATTAAAATAGTTAAAGAGATTTCCGGTAAGGAGGTTGAATTAAGCGAAAAAGTAGATGAATCTTTGATTGGTGGCTTTTTAATCCGCGTGGGTGATAAGCAAATTGATGAATCCATTCAAAGTAAGATGAATGATTTAAGAAGGGAATTAACCCGAAATCAATATATCAAACAGATTTAAAAAATTAATTAACCTATAATAATAGAATAATGGCAGAGGTTAGACCAGACGAGGTTTCAGCAATATTAAGAGAACAACTTTCAGGCTTCAAAACAGAAGCTCAATTAGAAGAAGTTGGTACCGTCCTTCAAGTTGGTGATGGTGTGGCAAGAATTTATGGCTTAACACAAGCACAATCCGGTGAGTTGTTGGAATTTGAAAACGGCTTACAAGCATTGGTGTTGAACTTGGAAGAAGATAACGTTGGTGCTGTATTGTTCGGTAGCTCTCAAGGAATTAAAGAAGGCGATGCTGTAAAAAGAACAGGAAAAATTGCTTCAATTAAAGTGGGAGATGGCATTGCTGGTAGAGTAGTTGATACTTTGGGGCAGCCAATTGATGGAAAAGGGCCGATCGAAGGTGAACTTTTTGATATGCCTTTAGAGCGTAAAGCTCCAGGTGTAATATTCCGTGAGCCAGTTAGTGAGCCTCTTCAAACGGGTATTAAATCAATTGATGCTATGATTCCTGTTGGTAGGGGTCAGCGGGAGTTGATTATTGGTGACCGTCAGACTGGTAAAACGGCCGTGGCGATTGATGCCATTATTAATCAAAAAGAATTCTATGATGCTGGTAATCCAGTTTATTGTATATATGTAGCTATCGGACAGAAAGCTTCTACTGTAGCTCAAATCGTTGCAGAGTTAGAGAAAGCTGGTGCAATGGCTTATACTACTATTGTTTCTGCTTCTGCAGCTGATCCAGCTCCTTTGCAGTTCTTTGCCCCTTTCGCTGGTGCTGCTATCGGTGAGTACTTCAGAGATACAGGTCGTCCGGGATTGGTTGTTTATGATGATTTATCTAAACAAGCGGTTGCATATCGTGAGGTTTCTTTGCTATTAAGAAGACCTCCAGGACGTGAAGCATATCCAGGAGATGTATTTTACTTACACTCTCGTTTATTGGAAAGAGCTGCAAAAGTAATTAATGACGATACTATTGCTAAAGATATGAATGACTTGCCACCTTCTTTGAAGGATAAAGTAAAAGGTGGAGGTTCTTTAACTGCGCTTCCAATTATTGAAACCCAGGCGGGTGATGTTTCAGCGTATATCCCAACAAACGTAATTTCGATTACAGATGGTCAGATATTCTTAGAAACCAACTTGTTTAATGCTGGTATTAGACCCGCTATTAACGTTGGTATTTCAGTATCTCGTGTAGGTGGTAATGCGCAGATTAAATCAATGAAAAAAGTATCTGGTACCTTGAAGCTAGATCAAGCTCAGTTCCGTGAATTAGAGGCTTTCTCTAAGTTTGGTTCTGATTTGGATCCAGCAACGAAAAGAATCATTGAAAGAGGTAAGCGAAACCAAGAAATCTTGAAGCAAGGACAGTATTCTCCTGTTGCTGTGGAGCAGCAAGTGGCGATTATTATTGCTTCTACAAAAGGATTCTTAGATAGAGTCCCTGTTGATAAGGTTAGAGCTTTCGAAAAGGAGTTTGCCA
This is a stretch of genomic DNA from Marivirga harenae. It encodes these proteins:
- the gldN gene encoding gliding motility protein GldN, which gives rise to MKKFVILALGVVLMVVVQPSKAQESANDGYNPNSVYPIHEDDMFFKKRVWRRMDLKEKQNKPFFSSNNEITKHIVNAAKAGILPIYKGDSMVNRMTKEEFLEKLEDPSLKDMNMGGADDGWGDSGGDAWGSDDGWGDTADAAEEEEESAPTTEISTQFTVRQMSTLEIVEDMIFDKQRSVLVWDIQAVKIIIPAANFTSGVERTVGVFKYLDLVDLFRSNPEQMIWFNPQNSAEHKNLADAFALRLFNARIVKVANPDDNMIIDVYSESPKQGIMASQWLEYELMEKEHELWSY
- the uvrC gene encoding excinuclease ABC subunit UvrC → MYDAVFLKPQDLNELPKLPGVYKFHNSSGEIIYVGKAKNLKNRVSSYFNKSANHNRKTIRLVREIEKIEIAIVNSEFDALLLENSLIKELQPKYNILLKDDKSFPYLCITNEPFPRIISTRKRIPRNGTYFGPYASVRAMNNVLELIRKLYTIRTCKLNLTDQNIKTGKFKVCLEYHIGNCKGPCEGLQNHDNYQKDINQAAEILKGNLNIPKLHFKENMQSAADELDFEKAHKFKEKFDLLEKFHSRSLVVNPRLTDIDVCSIISEDKYAFVNYMRVKNGSINVTKTIELKKKLDESDQELLLLALIDLRKLYESTTNEILTNIEIENLAESFHFIKPQIGDKKKLVEMSLKNALFFKKEKLNQNESSKIKELRVLKQLQTDLRLKELPLKIECFDNSNMQGTNPTASMVHFKNARPKKSEYRHYHVKTVIGPDDFASMTEIVGRRYKRILDEQQDLPNLIVIDGGKGQLSAAVKALNELELYGKIPIIGIAKRLEEIYFPEDPYPVHISKKSESLKLIQRLRDEAHRFAITFHRQIRSKNSFTTELEGIEGIGEKTIDQLLNHFKSVKKIKEASFENLSKIVGNSKAELIIKAFK
- a CDS encoding penicillin-binding protein 1A; its protein translation is MKKSKIFKAVAAMWAIFIISIIGFALFIYSISINLNGWYGELPGLKSLENPKSDLSSILYFADNKEMGKYYRYNRSQVTFDELSPNVVNALIATEDIRFTEHSGIDLRGLGRVFFKSILMFDKSAGGGSTISQQLAKILFRTRSDLSNGSLNNVPVLGLVIAKMKEWIVAVELERSYTKKEIIAMYLNTFEFGSNAFGIKTASKTFFNTTPDQLTIPEAAVLVGLCKNPNLYSPVYQPENAFQRRNTVMNQMRKYSYIDDTAYDSLSSKPIELDYDVENHNDGLATYFRGVILWDLLAWSKANGYDLYEDGLRIYTTIDSRMQKYAEEAVEEHMKFQQELFDEHWEGKAPWRDESGRVIKDFVENEARKTQAYKYWKDEFGNDEKKIFQKLKEPRSMKVFSWGGEIDTVLSTMDSIRYFKQFLHAGFMAMNPNNGHIKAWVGGINYKYFKYDHVKQGRRQPGSTFKPLVYAAAIDNGYSPCYQIEDVPVTFEVPGDPPTWTPSNSDGKFSGETMTLRQAMARSLNSGTAYVMKKIGPQTVVNYAQRLGIESPLDAVPSLCLGTSDVSIYELIGAYSTFVNEGFYTKPFYIERIEDKNGKILKQFVPKTGEALSSETAYAMLHMLKGSTEISGGTALGLDRELREENEIGAKTGTTQNYSDGWFVGVTKDIAAGAWVGGDDRSIHFRNIGLGQGARMAMPIWEKFMKKVYEDEELAVSKGEFKKPSTLSIELDCEQYMMQQNNVTDSTEQIQKLDVDGIQ